In Gemmatimonadaceae bacterium, the following proteins share a genomic window:
- a CDS encoding PadR family transcriptional regulator, producing the protein MADAQSDLLRSSLDLLILKALSWGPLHGYGISEWIEGASESVLLLEEGTLYPALHRLERRGWIAAEWGVSDNNRRAKFYKLTSAGRSRFRAESPIWHRHANAIVAALARKSPEPS; encoded by the coding sequence ATGGCCGACGCCCAATCCGACCTTCTCCGCAGTAGCCTCGATCTCCTCATCCTGAAAGCCCTCTCGTGGGGTCCGCTCCACGGCTACGGGATCAGTGAATGGATCGAGGGCGCCAGCGAATCCGTCCTCCTCCTCGAGGAGGGCACGCTCTACCCCGCCCTGCACCGCCTCGAGCGGCGAGGGTGGATCGCGGCGGAATGGGGCGTGTCCGACAACAATCGCCGCGCGAAGTTCTACAAGCTCACGAGCGCCGGACGGTCGCGCTTTCGCGCCGAGTCGCCGATCTGGCATCGGCACGCGAACGCGATCGTCGCGGCGCTCGCGCGCAAATCACCGGAGCCATCGTGA
- a CDS encoding Rid family detoxifying hydrolase has protein sequence MLRTLRLVALASLAAACARPNALEVEWIPSPRPAAPFSELVRVGDVLYLAGQIGTDSTGRLVPGGLQTEARQALNNIKATLERHGSGLDRVVKCTVFLADIRDYNDFNEIYLTYFRARKPARSAMAASGLALNARVEIECMAVT, from the coding sequence ATGCTCCGGACTCTGCGTCTCGTCGCTCTGGCCTCGCTCGCTGCCGCGTGCGCCCGCCCGAACGCGCTCGAGGTCGAATGGATTCCTTCTCCTCGACCCGCCGCTCCCTTTTCCGAGTTGGTTCGTGTCGGCGACGTGCTCTATCTCGCGGGTCAAATCGGTACCGACTCGACCGGTCGCCTCGTACCCGGCGGTCTCCAGACCGAGGCTCGGCAGGCGCTCAACAACATCAAGGCGACGCTCGAGCGGCACGGCTCCGGGCTCGACCGTGTCGTGAAGTGCACCGTGTTCCTCGCCGACATTCGCGACTACAATGATTTCAACGAGATCTACCTCACGTATTTCCGCGCGCGCAAACCGGCGCGGAGCGCGATGGCGGCGTCGGGGCTGGCGCTGAACGCGCGCGTCGAGATCGAGTGCATGGCGGTGACGTAA